The proteins below come from a single Eremothecium sinecaudum strain ATCC 58844 chromosome II, complete sequence genomic window:
- the MRPL36 gene encoding mitochondrial 54S ribosomal protein bL31m (Syntenic homolog of Ashbya gossypii ADL375W; Syntenic homolog of Saccharomyces cerevisiae YBR122C (MRPL36)) — MLGTFVSRRFNSVHHGSVKVSLPSKPLRKIKLGKARPPIYHQFDMQVELSDGSVITRRSQYPKAEVRLIQDQRNSLLWSPTREDLVVVDANASGKMQKFKEKYNSIYSLGAPATSAKKGQQGASDKAVEGNSEEAQDSFDMDSYFGILSENAVEIKGGNLAKKTKKGK; from the coding sequence ATGCTTGGTACTTTTGTATCCAGAAGATTTAATTCTGTTCACCATGGGTCTGTCAAGGTTTCTTTGCCTTCTAAGCCGCTAAGGAAAATTAAGCTAGGGAAGGCTAGACCACCTATATATCATCAGTTTGATATGCAAGTCGAGCTTAGTGACGGGAGTGTTATCACTAGGAGGTCTCAATATCCTAAGGCGGAAGTAAGACTAATCCAAGATCAAAGGAACTCCTTACTGTGGAGTCCAACCAGGGAAGACTTGGTTGTGGTCGATGCCAATGCAAGTGGAAAAATGCAAAAGTTCAAGGAGAAATATAATTCAATCTACAGTCTTGGAGCGCCTGCTACCAGTGCCAAAAAAGGGCAGCAGGGTGCCTCCGATAAAGCTGTTGAGGGAAACAGCGAGGAAGCGCAGGATAGTTTTGATATGGATAGCTACTTCGGTATTTTAAGTGAGAACGCAGTTGAGATAAAAGGTGGTAATCTTGCaaagaagacgaagaaaGGCAAATGA
- the PTC4 gene encoding type 2C protein phosphatase PTC4 (Syntenic homolog of Ashbya gossypii ADL377W; Syntenic homolog of Saccharomyces cerevisiae YBR125C (PTC4)), whose product MGQLLSHPLTEKTIIYNDYSAETNLQLVVPQQQKQLFLKPQRSSERLHRLHLRRHSHDNKAGGQESNMGSVPESNSVVTGGYVQFYNCVGSMQGYRLTQEDSHIISNNDSQLTVNFRNPISGVQETLHLSVFGVFDGHGGDECSIFLANSPNGILKWIKYTFENHKYGKYGNQSEQGGPIKRRFRTIEGLVSQILKDAFALQDNELHSHFANSTCGSTAIMAIIVNGQMLYVVNCGDSRCILSSSDKCIKNMSFDHKPQHISELIRINDDGGTVTLGRVGGVLALSRAFGDFQFKKSVAYTHSQLNNPGGVRRFVNFAESQVTVEPDILAHKVDYLKDEFLVLACDGIWDIYSNKSLIQFIKYHLILGLKLDEIVTRVLDHGIANADSSTGVGFDNMTVVIVVLNRPGETLDQWYAKMKSRLEKEKGLV is encoded by the coding sequence ATGGGTCAATTATTGTCCCATCCTCTTACCGAGAAAACTATAATATACAATGATTATTCTGCAGAAACCAATCTACAATTAGTTGTGCCGCAACAACAAAAACAGCTATTTCTGAAACCTCAACGTTCAAGCGAACGACTACATCGGTTACATTTGCGTCGTCATAGTCATGATAATAAGGCTGGCGGTCAAGAGAGTAATATGGGTTCTGTTCCAGAATCTAATTCTGTTGTAACCGGTGGTTATGTTCAGTTCTATAACTGTGTTGGGTCTATGCAAGGTTACCGACTAACGCAGGAAGATTCCCACATTATTTCGAACAATGATAGCCAATTAACCGTTAACTTTCGCAATCCTATTAGTGGGGTTCAGGAAACTTTGCATCTTTCGGTATTTGGAGTCTTCGACGGCCATGGTGGAGACGAATGTTCTATTTTCCTTGCTAATTCCCCTAATGGAATCTTAAAATGGATAAAATACACGTTTGAAAACCACAAATATGGTAAGTATGGGAACCAATCAGAACAGGGTGGGCCAATAAAACGCAGGTTTAGAACTATAGAAGGGTTGGTTTCTCAGATCTTGAAGGATGCTTTTGCCTTACAAGATAATGAGCTCCACAGTCATTTTGCGAACTCAACTTGCGGTTCCACAGCGATAATGGCAATCATAGTCAATGGGCAGATGTTATATGTTGTAAATTGTGGGGATTCTCGTTGCATATTATCTTCCAGTGACAAGTGCATTAAGAACATGTCTTTTGACCATAAGCCACAGCATATCAGCGAACTCATCCGGATTAACGATGACGGCGGTACTGTGACTCTTGGGCGTGTTGGAGGGGTTCTCGCATTAAGTAGGGCATTTGGTGATTTTCAATTTAAAAAGAGTGTAGCTTATACGCACTCCCAACTAAACAACCCGGGTGGTGTTCGGAGATTTGTTAATTTCGCAGAATCACAAGTCACTGTAGAACCGGATATCCTGGCACACAAGGTGGACTATCTGAAAGACGAGTTCTTAGTATTAGCATGTGACGGTATATGGGATATATACAGCAACAAGTCCCTCATCCAATTTATTAAATATCATTTAATATTGGGACTAAAGTTGGATGAAATAGTTACGAGGGTGTTAGACCATGGTATAGCCAATGCGGACTCAAGTACAGGGGTAGGTTTCGACAATATGACAGTTGTGATCGTAGTACTAAACAGACCGGGTGAGACGTTAGATCAGTGGTATGCTAAGATGAAATCAAGATTAGAGAAGGAGAAAGGTTTAGTTTAA
- the DIB1 gene encoding U4/U6-U5 snRNP complex subunit DIB1 (Syntenic homolog of Ashbya gossypii ADL374W; Syntenic homolog of Saccharomyces cerevisiae YPR082C (DIB1)) → MGSVFLPHLRSGWHVDQAIVTEEERLVVIRFGSDSDKSCMLMDEILYSIAEKVVNFAAIYLCDINEVPDFNEMYELYDPMTVMFFYKNKHMMCDFGTGNNNKMNFVIEDKQEMIDILETIFRGARKNKGLVVSPYDYNHKRIQ, encoded by the coding sequence ATGGGAAGTGTATTCCTGCCTCATTTAAGAAGTGGATGGCATGTAGATCAAGCTATAGTaacagaagaagaacgCTTGGTAGTGATTCGTTTTGGTTCAGACTCGGATAAAAGCTGCATGCTAATGGATGAAATCCTATATTCAATAGCAGAGAAGGTTGTAAACTTTGCCGCAATATATTTATGCGACATAAATGAAGTACCAGACTTTAATGAAATGTATGAACTCTACGACCCCATGACAGTAATGTTTTTCTATAAGAACAAGCACATGATGTGTGACTTTGGTACGGGGAATAATAATAAGATGAACTTTGTTATAGAAGACAAGCAGGAAATGATAGATATTCTTGAAACAATATTTCGAGGAGCCAGGAAGAATAAAGGTCTTGTTGT
- the TFC1 gene encoding transcription factor TFIIIC subunit TFC1 (Syntenic homolog of Ashbya gossypii ADL376W; Syntenic homolog of Saccharomyces cerevisiae YBR123C (TFC1)), with the protein MSDEIARTRSSNSPDVPGPFAREYTLDLPRIPSLELPLKLSPTQASVKKAIEMCGGLNKVKAALSLRGETDVGLELFLNQGRNDDGSKIYFNEHPIVGKRVPQRDESIIMKISLPKGTLARSGGNLARAISSVDPRNVKATPVAIVDNTIKYREMSDFQVRLDNSSSAKDFNSSFGTLNLSNIKTYVNNIPDFDSKPFENVNNVTVDRSVHCPVTDFQLPPIPRFSMVNLPFVYQYKSNPYATKTSSGESKVMGTYIKNYQQFVHDFAPEVDIPHLPHPELVQQYEVAKKTKVYPGSKSDSKFYEKLETCLPILSRLFEKRHVWIKRHIDGIVPQDLHPVLKIGLALVSYRFTKGPWRNTYIRLGVDPRSSNEYAKYQTEYFKIEKRLLKNPAVQKNVPAPPDRFYQSNIEGDIDSRFRFNGKQIPWYLMLQIDLLIEEPNIREVYEKAQYLDTPSELTGWFADLDLAKIRKIVKYELGCMVQGNYEFNEHKLKYFKVMLHVKESDMNKDAEGDVNMDRGDESKHNIDDDDDDNGVETGEIDDPVLEAEEDYDDENNVVATNNGDDDDARDEFDIKTASLDDILDRISKYDQKTANYLQKHLDGFVQETKL; encoded by the coding sequence ATGAGTGATGAAATTGCGAGAACTAGGTCTTCAAACTCGCCAGATGTCCCTGGGCCGTTTGCAAGAGAATATACGCTTGATCTTCCTCGTATTCCATCCCTTGAATTACCACTAAAACTGTCTCCTACACAAGCGAGTGTCAAGAAAGCAATTGAAATGTGTGGTGGTCTAAATAAGGTCAAAGCTGCGTTATCTTTGCGTGGCGAGACAGATGTGGGACTAGAATTGTTTTTGAATCAAGGAAGGAATGATGATGGCAGTAAAATTTACTTCAATGAGCATCCAATTGTGGGCAAACGTGTACCACAACGTGATGAATCGATTATTATGAAAATATCGTTACCGAAAGGTACTTTGGCTCGCAGTGGGGGGAATCTAGCCAGGGCGATTTCGTCGGTGGACCCACGAAATGTGAAAGCCACTCCAGTTGCTATAGTGGATAATACAATTAAATATAGAGAAATGTCTGACTTTCAAGTGAGGCTTGATAATTCAAGTTCTGCCAAGGACTTTAACAGCAGTTTTGGGACCCTTAACTTGTCGAATATAAAAACTTATGTGAACAATATTCCTGATTTTGACAGTAAGCCTTTCGAAAATGTTAACAATGTTACGGTTGATCGATCTGTACACTGTCCGGTTACCGACTTCCAGCTTCCTCCGATTCCCAGGTTTTCAATGGTCAATTTGCCATTTGTTTATCAATATAAGAGTAATCCGTACGCTACCAAAACTTCGTCAGGAGAATCTAAAGTTATGGGCACATACATAAAAAATTACCAACAGTTTGTTCATGATTTTGCACCGGAAGTTGATATTCCTCACTTACCTCATCCCGAGCTGGTACAACAGTACGAAGTGGCTAAAAAGACGAAAGTTTATCCAGGAAGCAAAAGCGACTCCAAATTTTATGAGAAACTGGAAACTTGCTTACCGATATTATCGAGATTGTTTGAAAAACGACATGTTTGGATTAAAAGACATATAGATGGTATTGTGCCACAGGATCTACATCCTGTACTAAAGATTGGATTGGCCTTAGTATCGTACCGTTTCACTAAGGGGCCATGGCGTAACACATACATCAGATTAGGTGTCGACCCTCGATCATCCAATGAATACGCAAAATACCAAACGGAGTACTttaaaattgaaaaaaGGCTATTGAAGAATCCTGCGGTTCAAAAAAATGTGCCCGCTCCTCCTGACAGGTTTTACCAGTCGAATATTGAGGGCGACATAGACTCCAGATTCCGATTTAATGGCAAGCAAATTCCTTGGTATTTGATGCTTCAAATTGATCTCCTCATAGAGGAACCAAATATCCGGGAAGTCTATGAGAAAGCTCAATATCTTGATACCCCAAGCGAGCTTACGGGTTGGTTTGCTGATCTAGATCTTGCCAAGATTCGTAAAATCGTGAAGTATGAACTGGGATGCATGGTGCAAGGCAACTATGAATTTAATGAGCACAAGCTGAAGTACTTTAAAGTCATGCTGCATGTGAAGGAGTCTGATATGAACAAAGATGCCGAAGGGGATGTCAATATGGATAGGGGTGATGAATCGAAGCATAATATagatgacgatgatgacGATAACGGCGTTGAAACCGGGGAAATAGATGATCCAGTTCTAGAGGCCGAAGAGGActatgatgatgaaaataaCGTTGTAGCAACGAATAATGGCGACGATGACGATGCAAGAGATGAATTTGACATTAAAACTGCTTCTTTAGATGATATTCTCGATCGCATATCCAAATACGATCAGAAAACAGCAAATTATCTACAAAAACATCTGGATGGGTTTGTACAAGAAACTAAACTGTAA